One Melospiza georgiana isolate bMelGeo1 chromosome 12, bMelGeo1.pri, whole genome shotgun sequence genomic window carries:
- the LOC131088378 gene encoding nuclear pore glycoprotein p62-like, with product MSQFSFGAAAPGGAFGLGAPRAAAAATTTATSGFSFSAPAPAPASTGFSFGSAAPAAGGSQPAGLFSFSRPGTAAQPSSFSFGSASAAPAATTAAAFSMGANTPKVTFGASTATPAPAITGSFSFGAPAATSTPSSQAAAQSGFAFGSAASSSSSTAVSGTPGGFTFSSGSTSQAGTAGFSIGTAAAPATAAGLSFGTAPAAAASTSTATLAAATPTAAPFSLGGQPSGLTFGAQPSSAATSTSTATLTTSTSQAPTLSFGAKLGVTSTAASTASTTSTTSVLGSTGPSLFASVATSSAPASSSTTGLSLGATSTGSTGTATLGTLGFGLKVPGTTAATTSTATGTTSASGFPLNLKPLTTTGAIGAVTSTAATTTATTASAPPVMTYAQLESLINKWSLELEDQEKHFLHQATQVNAWDRMLIENGEKITSLHREVEKVKVDQKRLDQELDFILSQQKELEDLLTPLEESVKEQSGTIYLQHADEERERTYKLAENIDAQLKRMAQDLKDITEHLNTSRGPADTSDPLQQICKILNAHMDSLQWIDQNSAVLQRKVEEVTKVCESRRKEQERSFRITFD from the exons aTGAGCCAGTTCAGCTTCGGGGCGGCCGCGCCCGGCGGCGCCTTCGGCCTGGGCGCGCcccgagccgccgccgccgccaccacCACGGCCACCAGCGGCTTCTCCTTCTCCGCGCCGGCGCCCGCCCCCGCCTCCACCGGCTTCAGCTTCGGCAGCGCGgcgccggcggcgggcggcagcCAGCCCGCCGGGCTCTTCTCCTTCAGCAGGCCGGGCACGGCCGCGCAGCCCTCCAGCTTCAGCTTCGGCTCGGCCAGCGCGGCCCCCGCCGCCACGACAGCCGCCGCCTTCTCAATGGG ggcAAACACCCCAAAAGTGACCTTtggagccagcactgccactccagctcctgcaatcACGGGGAGCTTTTCCTTTGGTGCCCCTGCTGCAACCAGCACCCCCTCgagccaggcagcagcccagTCTGGCTTTGCctttggctctgctgccagcagcagcagcagcacggctGTCTCTGGGACCCCAGGAGGCTTCACCTTCTCCAGTGGCAGCACGAGCCAGGCGGGCACGGCCGGGTTCAGCATCGGCACCGCGGCTGCGCCGGCCACGGCGGCCGGGCTGAGCTTTGGCACGGCCCCTgcggctgctgccagcaccagcacagccaccctggcagctgccacccCCACAGCAGCGCCCTTCAGCCTCGGGGGGCAGCCCTCAG GCCTGACCTTTGGGGCTCAGCCTTCATCAGCAGCCACCAGTACAAGCACAGCAACACTGACCACAAGCACCAGCCAGGCACCAACCCTGAGCTTTGGAGCCAAGCTGGGAG TGACATCCACAGCTGCCAGCACGGCCtccaccaccagcaccacctCAGTGCTGGGCTCCACGGGGCCCTCCTTGTTTGCATCTGTGGCAACTTCTTCAGccccagcctcctccagcaccaCGGGCCTCTCAC TGGGTGCCACCTCCACTGGTTCCACTGGGACAGCCACTCTGGGGACACTTGGCTTTGGATTGAAGGTTCCTGGAACCACAGCTGCCACCACAAGCACTGCCACTG GGACAACTTCTGCTTCTGGCTTCCCTTTGAACCTGAAGCCATTGACCACCACAGGTGCCATTGGAGCTGTGACCTCCACAGCTGCCACAACCACAGCCACCACAGCCAG TGCCCCCCCAGTGATGACTTATGCCCAGCTGGAGAGTTTGATCAACAAGTggagcctggagctggaggaCCAAGAGAAGCACTTCCTGCACCAGGCCACACAAGTCAATGCCTGGGACCGCATGCTGATCGAGAACGGGGAGAAG ATTACTTCACTACACAGAGAAGTAGAGAAGGTGAAGGTTGACCAGAAGAG ACTGGATCAGGAACTGGACTTCATTCTGTcccagcagaaggagctggaggactTGCTGACCCCTCTGGAGGAGTCTGTGAAGGAGCAGAGCGGGACCATCTACCTGCAGCACGCGGATGAGGAGCGGGAGAGGAC CTACAAACTGGCTGAAAACATCGATGCTCAGCTGAAGCGCATGGCACAGGATCTGAAGGACATCACTGAGCACCTGAACACATCCAGGGGCCCAGCAGACACAAGTGATCCT CTTCAGCAGATCTGTAAAATTCTGAATGCACACATGGATTCCCTGCAGTGGATTGACCAGAATTCAG ctgtgctgcagaggaaggTGGAAGAGGTGACCAAGGTTTGTGAGAGTCGCCGCAAGGAGCAGGAGCGCAGCTTTAGGATCACCTTTGATTGA
- the RBM41 gene encoding RNA-binding protein 41: protein MRRVNSSLSSDELLLEDLETEGERQLKSLLHHQLDTSVSIEQCKSKRRCFGPAAFYKPFGEEAAGALSLSQFQALQESDKETSSLRELGLSDSEILLWKNQDSARKGSGLGAAPEATQERLDAIREKLEERRRILALPQRFAGSKQLSRREMEIEQALFQGTDRHSFLRALYHQDDTQKRGTDEKDPMVHLESVYQELLSKKCPEKVQSATNDPCSSPTPQGSRTKESPPPEQEEQAEQAASPSVSAAEPQQSPPRPVVIKEPVEFVPEEEILRNRLSEEELRKIPRFSSYHPGEPSRVLYLKNLGPRVTVRDLVSLFARFQREDSPLIQFRLLSGRMRDQAFITFPDTESAQRALQLLNGYKLQGKPLVIAFGKSRKHLSEADSAIPSSSAAENAPAT, encoded by the exons ATGCGGCG GGTGAACAGCAGCCTGTCCAGCGATGAGCTCCTCCTGGAGGACCTGGAGACAGAAGGGGAGAGGCAGCTCAAGAGCCTCCTCCACCACCAGCTGGACACCAGTGTCTCCATCGAGCA GTGCAAGTCCAAGCGGAGATGCTTTGGCCCTGCAGCTTTTTACAAACCCTTTGGGGAAGAGGCTGCGGGGGCTTTGAGCCTGTCCCAGttccaggccctgcaggagaGTGACAAGGAAACCTCCTCTCTCCGGGAGCTGGGGCTCTCTGACTCAGAGATCCTGCTCTGGAAGAACCAGGATTCAGCAAGGAAG ggctcggggctgggggcagcccccgAGGCCACGCAGGAGCGGCTGGATGCCATCCGGGAGAAGCTGGAGGAGCGGCGCCGCATCCTGGCGCTGCCGCAGCGCTTCGCGGGCAGCAAGCAGCTGAGCCGGCGGGAGATGGAGATCGAGCAGGCGCTGTTCCAGGGCACAGACCGCCACTCCTTCCTCAGGGCCCTCTACCACCAAG ATGACACTCAAAAGAGGGGAACAGATGAAAAGGACCCCATGGTTCATCTGGAGAGTGTTTACCAAGAGCTGCTGAGCAAGAAGTGCCCTGAAAAAGTCCAGTCTGCTACAAATGACCCCTGCTCGTCCCCCACCCCACAGGGGTCTAGGACTAAGGAGTCACCacctccagagcaggaggagcaagCAGAACAGGCAGCAAGTCCCAgtgtttctgcagcagagccccagcagtcCCCTCCCAGGCCTGTGGTTATCAAAGAGCCAGTTGAGTTTGTCCCAGAAGAGGAGATCCTCAGGAACCGCCTCTCAGAGGAGGAACTGCGGAAAATCCCCAGGTTCTCATCCTACCATccaggggagcccagcagg GTGCTGTATTTGAAGAACCTGGGCCCCCGAGTGACAGTGAgggacctggtgtccctgtttGCCCGGTTCCAGAGGGAGGACAGTCCCCTGATCCAGTTCCGCCTCCTGAGCGGCCGCATGAGGGACCAGGCCTTCATCACCTTCCCTG ACACAGAGTCAGCCCagagagccctgcagctgctgaacgGGTACAAGCTGCAGGGGAAGCCCTTGGTCATTGCctttgggaaaagcaggaagcaCTTGTCAGAGGCTGACtctgccatccccagctcctctgctgcagagaaCGCTCCTGCCACGTGA
- the CLDN2 gene encoding claudin-2, producing MVSMGLQLLGYTVAFLGYIGTLTATLLPSWKTSSYIGSSIVTAISFTKGLWMECATYSTGITQCDIYSSLLNLPADIQAAQALMVSSCAVSSLACLLSVFGMRCTVFSQGSPGKDRVAVAGGAVFVLGGLLCFIPLVWNIHVVLRDFRNPVIPDSMKFELGEALYLGIISSLLSLVGGCILCTSCPARDTTTAYSSAYQPQLLASKSPQPSVSQVHKTKSEVNSYNLTGYV from the coding sequence ATGGTGTCCATggggctccagctgctgggctACACCGTGGCCTTCCTGGGCTACATCGGCACGCTGACGGCCAcgctgctgcccagctggaaAACCAGCTCCTACATCGGCTCCAGCATCGTGACAGCCATCAGCTTCACCAAGGGGCTGTGGATGGAGTGCGCCACGTACAGCACGGGCATCACCCAGTGCGACATCTACAGCTCCCTGCTCAACCTGCCCGCCGACATCCAGGCGGCCCAGGCGCTCATGGTGAGCTCCTGCGCCGTGTCCTCGCTGGCCTGCCTGCTCTCCGTGTTCGGCATGAGGTGCACCGTGTTCAGCCAGGGCTCGCCCGGCAAGGACCGCGTGGCGGTGGCGGGCGGCGCTGTCTTCGTGCTCGGGGGGCTGCTGTGCTTCATCCCGCTGGTGTGGAACATCCACGTGGTGCTGCGGGATTTCCGCAACCCCGTCATCCCCGACAGCATGAAGTTCGAGCTCGGCGAGGCTCTTTACCTCGGCAtcatctcctccctcctctccctcgtCGGCGGCTGCATCCTCTGCAcgtcctgccctgcccgggaCACCACCACCGCCTACTCCAGCGCCtaccagccccagctgctggcGAGCaagagcccccagccctccgTCAGCCAGGTGCACAAGACCAAGAGTGAAGTCAATTCCTACAACCTGACAGGATACGTGTAG